DNA sequence from the Mastacembelus armatus unplaced genomic scaffold, fMasArm1.2, whole genome shotgun sequence genome:
GTCTGGCGACGCTTGGAATCTGGCTGGTTGTACCCATCAGCTTTGCGCTTTCCTCCTACATTTCCACCGCGGCCACCCCGCGCACCACGTACCCCTCCTCGCCCTCTTGGCTGCACGCCTCCTCTTGCGCCTCGCCCGCCGCGGCTTGGTCCGGGCCCGCCACGCTGGGAGAAGTTGGACCTGCCCCTGGGTGCCCCAGCGCCGCCACGCCCTCTGGCTGGAGAGCCTCCACCCCGTGCCCCTCTGTTTCCACCTCGCCCTCGGCTTGGGGCCTGGAAGTCATCGTACCCGTAGTAGGGGTCGTCATAGCCGCCACGGTAGTTGTGATAGTCATAGCCATAGTAGTCATAGTAGTCATCATATCCATAGTAGTCAGGGGGGTACGCATAACCGCCCCGGTTGCCACCTCTGCCCCGGCCTCTGACAGGAGGAGGCATGTGAGGAGGGGGAGGGTAGTAGTAATAGTCATCATACctgatgagagagagaaggcaggGAGGAAGAACAGAGGCGACCAAATTATGAGCACAGCTTCTGAGGAGGATCAGGATTGGATCATGGTCAATAACGCAACATGTTTCGCTCGAAAGACGCAATGAAACGTTtcttacatttgtgttttggctGCTTGTCTCTGGGCTTTGCGCTCCTTCCTTTTCTGATCTGGTGGCTTGGCAAAAACAATCTCAATCGGCTCACCCTCCAAGTCCTTCCCATTCATTTCCTCCAAAGCCTGAGAACATTGAACATTTCTGCAAATGTCTTTTGGTTCAACAGTCTTATTATACAGAAACAGGCTGATAAGTTAGTGCATGGTAACTCTTCACTGTGAAAAACTGGCTACAGGTCACAGAGAGTCAGTACCTTCACTGCACCATCCCTCTCTTCAAAGTGAATGAAGGCGTAGTCCTTGAGCTTCTTGACTCGCTCCAGTTTTCCAAACTCACTGAAGGACTTCTCCAGGATCTCCTCTGTGACACCATTCGCAAGGTTTCGTACGAATAAAACCTTCACCTGTGAAACGGACAAACAGAAGGTCAAACACCATGTCAGCCTTGTCATCCTGCAAGTTTATCACACAGCCTAGGATTATATTTTTGGACGAGGACTAGAAAAAAACAGTACTACTAGTGGATTATCTTTATCACATTAAGATTTTGTTACTATTTGTGACATTTCAAGACTATACAAcgatgttttttattgttttccatCACTTAACCTGATTTCTGAAGCTTACCTTGGCCATGACCTCTGGGTCAGGGTCTTCGATGGGATCAGCCCACTCTACTGTCACCACGTTGCCCCAAACCTTGACCTTGCCGCTCATTAGCCGGCGGCGGGCTTGAGCAGCTGTTTTGTGGTCTTCATACTCCAGGAAGCAGAAGCCTCGATTCTTCTTTTTGTCATCGGGCTGATGATACAGTATGACGTCGCTGAGGCCCTCTTGAGATTAACACAAGAGATTCTGGAATTAACAGTTTGCTGTGGAGTTGAATGACTAAAGACACTGGATAATTACATTTCCCAGCTGTAGTTGTGGGGCTTGATTGACATGAAACTACAAGTTTTTACCTGTGACTTTAGCAAACTCTTCAACAATCTGCTCCTTTGTTTTACTCTTGGGGATGGAGCCAACAAATAGCCTGTTGTTGGCAACAGATATACACACCCCAATGTGCTTTCCAGGGCGAATCTCATGATtattacactgaaaataaaacaaagaaaaaaagtcaagcACATTTAGTTATGAAAGCTGTCAACCATGTTCAGGTTTTTGCTATAAGATCAAACTTTATCCTAAAGCACAAGGAGAGAAATTCTCCTCTCCATGTCCCCCAGTTTTTTAGCCTATGTTTGGTCAGTTAGTTTACAATTCCAGATTTCTTCTTTATCATCAGATGTGATGTATGTGGAAAGTTGTGCGCTCATACAACAAAACTAGTCTCTGACTGTGAGACTGTAGTCTCATTCCCGATAATCTTACCAGCTTCACCGCCTCCTGAGCTGCTTCTTTAGTGCAGAACGTAACAAAGGCGTAGCCCCTGTTCAGGCCACTTAGTGGGTCCATCATTAACCTCAGGTCCCAGATAGGTCCCGCCTTCTCAAAGAGAGGAACCAGCTCGTCTTCAAACAGGTCACGGGGTATCTTCCCAACAAATATctagaaaaagaaagaatgcTTACAGATAAAGACGCCCCAATTATAGATTCATATCACTTCTGTCAACAAAAAACTGACAAACTGCCTGCGTGgcatcacacagctgctgtgtctCAAAGAAGTGAGCGAGTTCTCCTCTCACTCAACAGAACAACAATACATGACAAAGCGTACCTCTGTTCCAACTGTGGGTTGGGGTCCTGAGTACACCGACTCTGGTGGAGGTCCGCCATATTTCCTCTGGCCCGTTGTTACATCAAGTGTGTAGTCGGTTCTGTCCAAGAGTTCTTTGATTTTAGCCTCATCTGGTCCTTTAGTGGAATCTGAAACTTTTGTCCCCTGTTTCTCCCTCTGCCTGTAAGTCTTCATTACCCCACAGAGAAAGgcacttttattctgaaagagAGGAGAACTGTGTTACAGACATGTCATTACTTGATTAGTggaagaaacagcagaaaacacgTTAAAAGGGTGACAACAAGAAACACAGATAGGCACAAAAAGACTTCAAAAATCACACCTACAGAGCAGCGTATTCAGAACTTACTTGCACGTGTGACAGATCACTCTCTTTGAACTGGACCAACACTTGCAGCGCTCCCTCCTCATTGAATTCTTTCAAGGCTTCAATCGCCCTTTCATCTAGGTCACTGTGTGCTACCAGGCCTgggaaacacaacaaacaaactattaaaaaagcTGCACAAAGAAATCCAGAAAGCCACTGGACTATCTGAGCAGGTtgacactgaaaaacagcagacaTGTGACTCATGTAGCTATGAAGCTGTTGCACAACAGCAGcttaataacaataatagatTTGTGccagaagaaacaaaagatgATGACAGCTGAAAGCATAAGTGACTTCTAAGTTCCATTATTGTGTGTGCTTACTATAAAGCCACACAGCGCCCTGTTTCAACACAATCAACATGCCAGTGTTGCATAAACATGAAGCAGAGATGCTATTAAAACTAGATTTCCACACATCCACTTCCTGCcaaaaacatctttttctaTTTACCACCACAGTTCACAGCATCAGTCATTTTAACATTGATCTGGATTAGTCTTCCTGCTGAACAGAGCAGACAGCTGCCTCCTCTACACCCTCACAGGCTGCACCCATTCGATTCAAGTTCTACACTGAACAGCATGAAAATAAGAGACCAAGACCTGAAGCAAATAACCGACGTGCAACAACGAAGCTGCTTCTGTGACTCATAAGACAAAATGTACCAGAAATATTTCAAGTCTCTTATGATTTATTCTGAAAGAGACGTGAATGTTCTGTAACTCATCCACAGCTTTTGCATTAGCTGACTATACAACAGGGGAACTGGTGAGTAAAGAGTCACTGTCCTAAACAGAACACAAAGGTTTGTCTGCAAACAATAAGCAACAAAATACTCTTCAGTCACTGCTTAtctcatgtcatgtgtgttgctTACCTGCTACGTAAAGTTCATCCAGCTTCTCAGCGACATTCTGAGGTAAACCAGCTTCCAGTAAGGCCTGGAAGTGTTCTGAGTGGGAAACGGCTGCAGTAGTGTCCATCGGCTCCTCCGTACCATTCCCATTTACATGATCTGTGGCCATGTCTGCAGACATCTGTGCACATGGAAATACAGCAGAACTCAGAACACAGCAGGAAACCAAGGCAAAGCAGGAAAATGCTCCTTAAAAGCTCCAGGTtcgcgtgtgtgtgcacatcatATTAAAGTGCAGCATGACGCTCACACCACTATAGAAATAACGTTACTGCAGCTCTGCAAACAACAACGTGAAGGGTCTGACAGGGTCAGCTCTAACGCTCAGCTGTACAGAGATGCTTGTTATTGCTGCTGTACCGGGGAATAGAAGGTGAAGTTTCTTCTGACACATTTAATCACTTCAGCTCTGAACCACTGGTTGGTTTCTGGGTCCCACAATTAGTAATGTAAACAAACTAATCGGGACCAATAGGAGTCCAAAGACTGTTGGACCCCTGAATCCGGCTGTGGAGTAGTCAGGGTCAGAGAAATAACAGGAAACTTGGAGCGCGGTTTGGCGCCATCGTTCATTACCGGACAGCTTCTCCCGGTGTCCCTGTACACAGGTTCGAAACCGAAACAGCACCGGGATGGTGCGTTTAGCAACGTTAACGTCCGAGTCTATTGGTATCGCATCATAGACGGTATCACAGTTCAGCCTGTGgaacaagtaaataaatcaCATCCAGGACCTGCTGCCGAGTTTTAGCTTCTCTGTTAGCCTGTTAGCCGGTGTTAGCCTGTCAGCCTCAGCTGGGCCCCGGGACCACGCAGACCCCGGGCCCAGTCATCCCCACACGCGTGGGGCCACAAACCGAAGGGGATTTCCCAAAACAAATCTCGGGGCTAAACCCCCCAAAGCAGCCGGGGCTGCTCTGCATTGGTGCCTGTTGTTGCTGCGCCGGTTTACGTGGCCGCACAACAAAACAGGCCGTTTTCAAAATGCCGGTTGTGCAACGCACCGACGTTAGGGTGCACGCAgaccaaacacagcagcaaaccGCACCGGGTTCTGGTCGTGTAGCGGTCAGATCGGCGTGTACGTACCATGCGGATCTAAATGCGGGTGCACGATGCTGATCTGCCGTGGTGGGGTGCTCCAAATCGGGGGAAAATTCACGCCGGCGCCGCTCGGCTCGGTTTCTTTACTCCCGGTGAAACAAAATGGCGGCTACGTAACGTCGCGAGCTCTGCCTCGGCTGGATGCGCGGGGTTTCCCGGGCTGGTTCTCAGGGGCGGCCCCCCGTTTGTACACATCCGAGGACCCGACGACTTCCTGTCACTGATCGATTCTATTGATTAGTTTCTAAATacgtttttttcccctttttttcattaaaatttgaGCGATGTAATTTGCCATCGTAAATAGTGTCTTCAcgttatttatatttatattaccAATCACTAACAGTTAAACATCACATTATACTTTTTGTTGAGAATTTAAATCgatttgtattttgaaataaagtGTAACGATACAGAAGGTGTCCATCGACGCAAATGATGCAAATAGTGTTAAGAAATTATTCATCTCGTTAGTGTATTTGGGGGAAAAAGCCCTAGAACTACTTTGCACTTATTTATGCAGATATTTATAAATGGACTTTTATAGATGAACGTTTGTTTTAGTGgttgtatgttttatttcttcactcTTGGCTTGGATTCTTCATATTGTTATAAATATGCtataaaaaatgtttgcttactcaataaataaagaaaaatatcacattacCTAAATAAAACACTAGTTCATTAGTAAATACAAAGACACGGAGCCTTTATACCGCAGTTGTTTTTAACCGGTTGCCTCACAGTGACGCATTGATCAGTAATATTTTTGGGGAACAAGTATTTTGGTTGATCAGATTTGATCACCTTTATCAGACTATCAGAGAAAAGATCATTTACTTAAGTTCAATAAATTTACTGTGATGTTTATTTTGCAGCTTCCGGTGGTGGAAACCCTTTCAAATTAAGGACCTGTTTTAACAACGGACCTTTACCGTAAATGAAATCCCGCTCGCGTTGCTTAGCAACACGTCTGCAAACAACCCATAATAAATGGTGTCAAACTATTAATAAggtcaataaaaatatttttttactggTACACGGATCCTGAACCTTTTATAGAAACTACAGTCACTGCTAGAAACGGAAATGGTAGTGTTTGGATTAAGGGTTGCCATGTCGGTTTAGGGAAAAGACACCTTTGGTCTGTTGACAGTTTGATTTAACAATAactagttttacattttaacttttaattcattattaaaacaataataactTATTTAAAGGCACAGTATTCAGCAGCACTAACATATGCTGTGTAATAAACAGGCCAAATAAAGCAAATATACATTGGTTATAACGAATAAATAGATTAAAACTGATTTAATACAGaaagataataataaattaagaaaTCCGAGGACATATTTTGTCACCTACCACACTTATATTCATTGTGATCCTGCCCTGGACAAAATAATTATAACAAAATTTAACTTGCTCATGAACATTAACACAAATATCTTATCTCTTGCAAGATAATGTGTGATGGCATCACTTTTCTATAATCCCATTAAAACGTGTTTCAGAGGAACAGGCGCGTCGGTTTTCACAAACCTGGGCTCTATTTTCACGTTCTTTTTCAGACCTGGCAACCCTGCGGTCGGATTAGACAACATCCCATCTGTGGAGGAAGTCAACATGGAAAACAAGAAGTGACAACTTTGGAACTGGGGAAACAAGTTGAATCCAGGACGAGTCTGGCTCCGCTCGGTTGCTAAGATGAGTTTTATTATATGAAGAGTCCCTGCTGAAACTCAGACCTCCAGATCTCGGCCTCTTAATTTATTAAACCGGCCAAACCGACCTGCTACTAAACGGCTCTGTGCCAGCAGGTCGGCCCAAAGGATGGCAGGTATTTTCAGGTGTTTGAAGGATTTGAAACGGGGGCTGAAGATCGACGTCCTGAGAGAGACCGGACGCCAGTACCCGGTtttctgctgcctgctgctgtccaTGCTGTCCCTGACCGTGCTGCTCAACAGGTAGGTCCGATGACACGGAGCCGGACGGGTCACGTGATGTGTGTCCGCTTatcagagcagagctgctgtACCTGTTCAGTCAGGTGAATACCCTCTGTAAGCGGATTATCTGTAGACAGCTCGTTAAACGGAGTCACTGTTATGAAGTGAGCGACTATTTATTGATcctgatgaaaacaaataaaaaaaccaaAGCCCGTGTGTCTGTTGTATGTGTTAACTGTGGTCAGttagtgtgtctgtggttgTCTTGGAGGCCCACAGGTAACCAGTGAGTTCACCTGGTTAGTAAAGAACCAGACTGTGTTAGAGTGTGTGCTCCGTTGTATTTAACATGAGCTGTGTGATTGCCTCGCCCAGGTATATCCACATCCTGATGGTCTTCTGGTCATTCCTGGCTGGTGTCGTCACTTTCTATTGCTCCCTGGGACCAGAGTCTCTTCTCCCAAACATCCTCTTCAGCACAAAGCCAAGAAACAGGGTAAGTCCAGCATCACGAGCTGATGAGAGATGAGTTTCCACGAGCCCCAAGTGTGCGATTAAACCTGGTGATGTATTTTCCTCcgacagcagcaggagcaggagcaggagctgtTTCCTCTGGGCCacagctgtgctgtgtgtgggaAGGTCAAGTGTAAACGTCACAGGTACGTTAAAGCTTTTACACACAGAACATCAGCTGTAATTGTAGATTTGAAAAGACACAGGACTATGACAAACCACCACAGGGAGACAGAGTCCTTGGATCTTACCCGGACTGAAGTCGCTCCACTCTGGTGCTGCAGGCGGAGCCTAATtcaaacagcacacactgaTAATACGCACAAATGTGTCATTCCCCCCAGGCCGACGCTGCTCCTTGAAAACTTTCAGCCCTGGTTGGACCTGAAGGTTCATTCCAAAGTGGACGCTTCAATAGAAAAGGTGAACAGGGGGCCTTTTGCTCCTTACCTTCCATTTGTTATCGGATATTTACTTAGAAACGACGTTTCAGCTTTGGTTGTGTCTGTGACATTAAACTCTAAGTGCGTGTGTCATTGTCACCAGCTTCCTTCTTCTCTCGCAGGTGTTCGAGTTAGTTCTGGAGAACTTCGTGTACCCCTGGTACAGGTATGAAAGATCCaaaggtgttttgttttgtcctcgtctttcacagacacacatgcgaAGGTAGTTTCCCTGCTCTGGTTTCAGGGACATCACGGACGACGAGGCGTGCGTGGATGAACTGAGGATGACCTTTCGCTTCTTCGCATCGGTGCTCGTCCGCCGAGCTCAGAAggtgacacagaaacagaacaccTGACACGTGCAGCTTGTTGCACTGATACAGTGCAGTTTGTAGATCATATAGTTACTGTACCTGCACGTGGCCCTGGGAGTCCTGGTCCCCTCTTATGTCCCCAACACACACTGGGAGGCTGTTCAGTCTCAAGGTCCTAAACATTCATACATATTTAGATATAAACCAACACGAGTCCCAtaactgtatattttatattccaGGTTCACGACACCTGTGATTATTTGTGTGTTGCTCACTAACAGGTGGACGTCCCTGCAGTGTTTGCAGATAAAGTGATGAAAGCTGCATTGAAGCACATTGAAATTATAGCAAACGCTAAAGAAAAAGGTATTTTAAAGCTTTTCATCACACATTCCTGCATTCAGATCATTTCTATGTTGGTTTTTAATTTGAACACCAAGTTTGGCTGCCAGCGGGTCAGCTAGAGAAGCATTTAGTTGAACTGGAACTAACCTGGTCCCTGTTGGGATCGTATTGTGTGTCCGTGCTTAGTGAAGAACATGGAGGACTTACAGCAGGCGGCTCTGGGCGAGTACGGCGCCGACCTTCACGTCGCTCTGTACAGCCGGAAAGACGAGCTGCGCTACCTGAGGAAGCTGACGGAGATGCTGTTCCCCTACGTGATGCCTCCCAAAGCAACAGACTGCAGGTGGGCAGCCTGCACGGACTAACTGGATCTGGACTGGATCTGTTCACTGTGACGGAATAAACAGAAGAGAACTATTTGTACCTAAAGGCCTGTGTGGCTGTAAATGTGTCtcattggctgactgttgtATCAGGAAGGTGTGTGCTGTCGTTGCTCAGGTCTCTGGCTCTGTTGCTGCGGGAGGTGATGGCCGGGTCTGTCATCCTGCCAACCATGGACTTCATGGCTGACCCTGTGAGTACAAGTGGTTTGTCTGGTGCTGCCAGCAGCTTCAGTAAAAACAGGCAGAGTAGTAATCAAACAGGCCACGCTCTAAAATATGTGGAGTTTATTTGGATTTGCTAAACGATGAGGCTGCTAGTGAAGGAAGCGGTTTACTTCAGGTTAGAGTGATAACATGCTGACCCTGGTTATTTTTCAGGACACTGTGAACCTCATGGTGCTCATGTTTGTTGATGACACTCCGGTAAGTCAAGTAAAAGACGACTCCATTACTTCGTTAGTCCAAAACCAGTTAATAAACTAAATGTCCagttacaaaatgtttatttcagaaCCAGGCTGCTGGGTCATTGTTGCTTCACTGTGTATATGTCTTATAGTGCTGATAAGGATTTGGTTCCTTTAACTGGAACCTGAGTGcagatgtttaatgtttaatttgtgCCTCCAGCCAGAACCTGCCACAGAGCCTCCATCTGCCCTGGTTCCCTTTCTACAAAGATACGAGGACGTCAGCAACAAAAAGCCGTCTGTAAGTGTCTCATTAGCCGTACACAGAGTTTAGTTCGGGGTTTGTGTCTGCGGTCAGACTTTATGCGTTCCGTGGAGAACATTTTTGAGGCCTGTTAATAAATCTGTCCCTCTGGTGGTGCAGGTGCTGAAGTTGGAGCTGAAGGAGATCAGGAAGCAGCAGGATCTCCTCTTTCGTTTTATGAACTTCCTGAAGCAGGAAGGGGCCGTGCACCTCCTGCAGTTCTGCCTCACTGTGGGTGAGAAGCATGACCCACAAACACTGCTGCACATTAATCATCTGACACGGCTCGAGGGCCAGACCTTTACCCAGAGTCCCCTCATCATTCAGGCTTATTGCAGTAACCATCAGCTGACGGACGGTTATGTCCTATATTCATTAAACTGACTTTTCATTTGATTGAGCCAGAGGATGTTTGCAGCAGGTTTTCTCTGCAGACGCTCAGGGACATGAAATATTGATACAACATCAGGGCCTGAAACGTTGTTTACACGTTTGAATGTTTCAGCAGAGAAATACTTTGTATTAAAAGTGTAACACTGGAATAGACCCAGCAGCGTTATCGCAGAACAGAACCCACCCTGTGACGTAAACCTGTCGGTCTGACTGTGTGAACCGTTCTCCAGAGGAGTTTAACAACAAGATCCTGAGTCCGGAGCTGACGGACCCTGAGCTGCGGCATTTACACGGAGAGGTGCGGCAAATCCAC
Encoded proteins:
- the syncrip gene encoding heterogeneous nuclear ribonucleoprotein Q isoform X8 — translated: MMSADMATDHVNGNGTEEPMDTTAAVSHSEHFQALLEAGLPQNVAEKLDELYVAGLVAHSDLDERAIEALKEFNEEGALQVLVQFKESDLSHVQNKSAFLCGVMKTYRQREKQGTKVSDSTKGPDEAKIKELLDRTDYTLDVTTGQRKYGGPPPESVYSGPQPTVGTEIFVGKIPRDLFEDELVPLFEKAGPIWDLRLMMDPLSGLNRGYAFVTFCTKEAAQEAVKLCNNHEIRPGKHIGVCISVANNRLFVGSIPKSKTKEQIVEEFAKVTEGLSDVILYHQPDDKKKNRGFCFLEYEDHKTAAQARRRLMSGKVKVWGNVVTVEWADPIEDPDPEVMAKVKVLFVRNLANGVTEEILEKSFSEFGKLERVKKLKDYAFIHFEERDGAVKALEEMNGKDLEGEPIEIVFAKPPDQKRKERKAQRQAAKTQMYDDYYYYPPPPHMPPPVRGRGRGGNRGGYAYPPDYYGYDDYYDYYGYDYHNYRGGYDDPYYGYDDFQAPSRGRGGNRGARGGGSPARGRGGAGAPRGRSNFSQRGGPGPSRGGRGARGGVQPRGRGGQGKEVEAGPDVSL